The genomic segment ACTCCCTGCGGCGTGCTGGCGCCATTGCTGGCCCAGTTGCAGGAGCGCGCCGACTACCACGTGGTGGCACGCGAGGACAACGCCGTCGGGATGGCGGCCGGGGTGGCCCTCACCGGAGGCACCGCCACCGTGCTGATGCAGAACTCCGGGTTCGGGCAGTCCGTCAACGCCCTCGCCTCCCTGGTGGTCCCTTACCGCATCCCCATGCTTCTGATCATCAGCATGCGCGGAACCCCGCCGGACCCGACGCCCGAAAACCTCGCGATGGGGCGGCTGACCGCGCCGATCCTGGACGGCCTGGGCATCGGGCACCACTACCTCTCCGCCGGGATGGCCGACGATCAGATCCGGGACGTCCGGCGCACGGTCGTGGAGAAGCGCCACAGCCACGCCTTGCTGGTACGACCCGACGAATTCGACTGGGAGGCGTGACCGTCGTGCCTTTCGACAAGTCCACGGCCATCGCCGAGATCTTGGCCACCGCGCCCGGGATCCCCACTGTGTTCACCACCGGCTTCGCCTCCCGGGTGGCCGCGTCCCTGGACGACCGGCCGAACCACTTCTACATGACCGGCTCCATGGGCCTGGCCCTGGCTCTGGGAACCGGTGTCGCCATGGCCTCGCAGCAGCCGACGATCGTCGTCGACGGGGACGGCAGCCTGCTGATGAACCCGGCCACGCTGCTCGCCGTGGGAACGGCACCGGACCTGCCCCTGGTGCACATCGTTCTAGACGACGGCCTGTACGCCTCGACCGGTGGTCAGCCCACCCCAGGAAGGCACGCCCATCTGGCTGGGCTAGCCACGGCGAGCGGTTACCAATCCGTATGCGAGGCGATCAATCTGTCCGCTCTGCGGGCTCGGCTCACGACCGCGCTCGATGTTTCCTCGGCCGTCTTCATTCACTGCCCCGTCCAGCCGGACGCCACCCCGCCCCAGAGTCGTGTCACGCCGGATCTCCCGGGCGTCGCGATGCGCTTCTCGCAGTTTGTCAAGGCGACCGCCGCAGCGTAGTCGGCTTGTAGGGCACCCCGGCGATGCACCATGAACTCCGACGCTCCTGTCGGTTCTTCGCCGCCGATTCGCCACCGGGACCACGGGAAACCACACCCAGTCTGCTCCCTCGCTGTACGTAACAGCAGGCTCGGGGTCTCGTTCCAGGCGCCGATATGCACGGCCTCGGCGTGGGCCGACGCGAGGACGCCAGTTGGCCGACGGAGATTGCAGCGTTGCTGTGGTTGCCCTTGGCCGCGATAGGAATCGCGAGGGACGGCTCCCCAGGGCGCCAGGCCTCCGCGAAGTACTGAGGCCGGTATGTGTACTTGACCTGGTGTCCCTTCTCCCTGCTCGTAAGGGCCCACCCGGCCCGTAAGACCGTGCCGGCAGGGACGATGCTCACGGAGTGGTCCGGGAACCCGCGCCCGAGCATCTGCTTGGCGGGCGTAAGAGCTAAGCCCACGCCGAGTCCCTGCGACTGACTGGATGTTCTTGTAGCGTTTGGCGATCGTCCGTCCTTCGGGCGGCAGCCCGAGAAAGGCACCTTCGCCGCCTGCCAGTGCCTGGCTGTACTTCAGGGCTCCCCAGTGCTCGGCCCGCCCCCGCCCGCCCCTTTCCAGGACAGGGTGGTGGCCCGCTTGGACGGGCGCTCCTGCTGGGCATCGCGGTTGTGGACGCGGCCACCGGCCCGGAGTACAACCTGCTGCCCGTGTACGCCGCCGGACCAGCGGTGGCTTCAGCGCGAGGGCCGTTGCGGAACGTCGTGGCCATGGGTGCGCCGACCGTTCTCCTGTGCCTGCTGTCCGCATGGAAAGCCGACCGCTTCGGTGAGTTGCGGATGAGCGTCGCGCTCGCCGCTATCGCCTACGTCACCCTGGCATCCGCCTTCGCGGCGTAGTCACGAGTGGAGACCGAACAACGTCTCGTCGACGTGCGGGAAGTGGCCGAGACGGGCATGCCGAGACATGCACAGCAGCCGGACAGGGCGTCTGACCTGCGGGACCCCGCGACAGCCGTCACCCGGTACTCCTCAATCACCAGCCGGTCAGCAGCAGATGATTCAGGAGCAGGGGGAGCGCCACCTGTGCGGCGAGCCAAGCGCGGTGGCGGGTGAGGAGGGCACAGGCGGGGAGCAGCCACATGGCGAAGGGAAGCCAGATGCGTTCCGTCTCCGCCTTGCTCATCCCTGACAGGTCGGCGACGAGCAAGGCCAGTAGGGCGGCTGCCGTCAGAAGTGCGAGGCGGGAGTCGGCCGATGCCCGGTCGCCCGAGCCGTCCGGGCGGCTGAGGACGCCACCCGGTCCGTTCGCCAGTACCGCGCCGCCCCGCCGTAGGCCCGCGGCCGTCGCCGGGCCGGTGATGAGGACGGTGCACGCAAGGTTGGCCCACACCCAGTACCCGTACGGACGGGTGCCGCCCGCGCCCTGGTAATAGCGGACGACCAGCAGGTGGTACCCCTCCCACCAGTCGAATCCGGCGAGCGTGAACGCGATCGGCACGACGGTCGCGCCGACGAGCAAGGGGGCAAGTAGCAGGGGGCGTTCGCGGACTTCGTGCCGACAGAGGAACAGAACCGCGACGGCGATGAACGCGAAGAGTGTGAGGCCGTAGGAGAGGTAGCAGGTCAGACCGAACAACAGACCGGACGCGGCGGCGGCCCGTAGGGAGCCCCGGGTCAGCGCGACGGCCAGCAGAGCCACCGCCCAGGCGGCGACGGCGGCGAAGTAGGCGTCTGCCGAGGTGCCCATCCACACCGCGGCCGGCGCGACGGCCAGGAAGGGAGCTGCCCGCCGCGCCGGGCGCTCGCCGGCCAGGGCACGCACCGCGACCAGCACGGCCACGCAGGCGGTCGCTCCGACCGAGATGCACCACACCCCCGCCCAGCCGCCTCCCCGCAGACCCAGCCGGTCGAGCAGGACGAACGTCAGGGTGGCCGCCGGAGGGTGCCCGGCCACGTGGGCCGGCCAGTTGCCGGGGGAGTGGATCAGGATGTGCTGCGTGAAGCCGCCCAGAGCCGCCGGGACGTCATGGAAGCGGTCGATGACCTGGAGGTATTCGTTGCGCGTCGTGAGACGGACGGCGATGCCCCGGCGGGGGCCGTCGACCAGGGCGAGGGAGAAGATCCAGGCCATGGACGTGACCCACGCCAGCGGGGGCAGGACCCGCCACGGTATCCGGACGGAGAGGGCGGGGCCGTGGGCGACCGTGAGGACCGCGACGAGCAGAGCCGCGGGGGTGCCAGGACCGACGTGGGGCCGCCAGGAGCCGAGCACCGGTGGCCAGCCGACGGACAGCGTGTGACGGGTGTCCTGGATGTGGTGTCCGATCAGCACGGCGGCAGTCACCAGCAGCACGGCCGCCGCGGCGGCGTACAGGTCGTAGCGGTCGCCGTCGGACGGGCGGGGCGCGGGGCGCGGGGGATGCGGTTCGGTGCGAGGCACGGTGCGGATCACGTCCCGAACGCTAGGGCGGCAAGACCTCCGCCCACCCCCGTCCGGGCGGGACGTCAGAGTTTCGTCATGAGTCGCGCGGACCGCAAGGGAAGGGCTGCGGCCTACGGTCGGACCATGAGAGACGACCCGCGGTTCCCGACGTCCCCCGCCTTCTGGCGCAGTCCTCTGCGGGGCCCGCGGCTGACGTCCGTGCTCGGTCTCGTCCTGCTCGGCGGCGTCATGGTGTTGTTCGTGACGGGCTTGCTCTCGTACGCCGCCTACAACCCCGGTCTGTCGCCCGTGAACGACAAGACCCCCGGCAAGGGGATCCTCGGGTTCTACCTGTTTCCCTGGCCCACGAGCCCCCACTGGTCGTACCGAGTCGTCCAGGGTGTCCACGTGACCCTCGGCATCTCCCTGATCCCGGTGCTGCTCGGCAAGTTGTGGTCGGTGGTACCGAAGCTGTTCGCCCTGCCGCCGGCCCGGTCCGTCGTCCACGCACTGGAGCGGATCTCGCTGCTGCTGCTGGTCGGGGGCGGGCTGTTCGTCTTCGTGACCGGGGTCTTCAACGTCCAGCTGAACTACGTCTTCCCGGGTTCCTTCTACCCGTTGCACTTCTACGGGGCGTGGGTCTTCTTCGCGGCGTTCCTGGCGCACGCGCTGCTGAAGACACCGGCCGCCCTGCGCAACGTGCGACACCTGCGGGAGGAACGGGCCGACCTCGTGGCCCCGGAACCCGCCCCTCCGACGGTCTCGCGCCGTGGTGCGCTGTGGTTCGTCGGAGGAGGCTCGCTGCTGCTGTTCGGTACGACGGTCGGGCGGAGCTCCGACGTCCTGCGCGGGACCGCGCTGCTCGCGCCGCACGGAGGCGCCGAACCCGGCCGCGGTCCGAACGGATTCCAGATCAACAAGACGGCCGCGTACGCCGGGATCGGTGTGGCGGAGACGGGCGAGGACGCCTGGCGGCTCGTCGTCACCGGGCGCACCGGAACCGTCCGCCTCGCCCGGACGGACCTTCTCCGGCTCCCGCTGCACAGCTCGGCGTTGCCGATCGCCTGCGTCGAGGGCTGGTCGACGTCCGACCAGTGGTGGCGCGGGGTGCGGCTGCGGGACCTCGCGGCGCTCGTGGGCCACGACGGCGATCCGCCGGACGTGTTCGTCGAGTCCCTCCAGCGGCACGGTTCCTTCCGCCGGTCGGCCCTGCGCGCCAACCAGGTCGCCGATTCGCGCTCCCTGCTGGCCCTGTACGTCAACGGTGAGGATCTGTCGCCCGACCACGGGTTTCCCGCCCGGGTGATCGTGCCCGCCGCGCCCGGAGTGCTGAACACCAAGTGGGTGGCCCGCCTGACGTTCGGAGAACTGTGATGCACCGACGTTTTCCCGTCGGCAGCCCGCTGCGACTGCTGCTGTTCGCCTGTTCGTTCGCTCTCACCGCGTACGCGGGTGTTCGCCTCCTCGCGGACGACTGGCTCCGCGTGGGACTGTGGATCGTCGGGGCGGCGCTGCTGCACGACCTCGTGCTGCTGCCCCTGTACGCGGCGGCGGACCGGGCCGCGGTACACGCTCTCGAAGCGGCCGGTCGCCGGGAGTGGGCGATGTACCTACGGGCTCCCGCCGCACTGTCCGGCCTGCTGCTCCTCGTGTGGTTCCCGCTGATCAGCGGGATGGTGAGCCGGCGTTACCGGCTCGCCACGGGGCTGCCGTCGGACGGGTTCCTCTCCCGCTGGCTGCTGATCACCGCCGCCCTCTTCGGCGGCTCGGCGCTGCTGCTCGCCCTGCGGCTGCGGAGGGCGGCGAACCGACGGCCGCCGGCCGACCACTGAGCCGTCCGCTCCCACTCCGGGGCATGCCGGTACAACGCCGGGGTGCCGACCCGTGCCCAGGGAAAGCGGGCGCCCGCGGTGGTGCGCGCGTCCGTGATGTGGACGCGCAGGCGCTCGTCGACGTCGACCGGCGCGGTCTCGGCGATCATCAGCCCACCTGGAGCGAGGAGACCGGCGACCCGCTCGACGAGCGCGCGCGGGTCCCCGCCGATGCCTACGTTGCCGTCCATGAGCAGGACCGTTCCCCAACGGCCCTCGCCCGGCAGCCGATCGAACACGGAGCGCCGCAGCGCCGCCCCGCCGAGCCGCACCGTGTGGTCGACCGCGGCCTCGCTGACATCGACGCCGAGGGCGGTCCTGCCCCGGGCGGCGAGTTCCGCCACCAGACGGCCGGGTCCGCACCCGACGTCGAGCACGGTGCCCTCGCACCGGTCGA from the Streptomyces sp. NBC_01335 genome contains:
- a CDS encoding thiamine pyrophosphate-binding protein, producing the protein MSDTTAATAVFDALVEHDMGPYFATPCGVLAPLLAQLQERADYHVVAREDNAVGMAAGVALTGGTATVLMQNSGFGQSVNALASLVVPYRIPMLLIISMRGTPPDPTPENLAMGRLTAPILDGLGIGHHYLSAGMADDQIRDVRRTVVEKRHSHALLVRPDEFDWEA
- a CDS encoding thiamine pyrophosphate-dependent enzyme: MTVVPFDKSTAIAEILATAPGIPTVFTTGFASRVAASLDDRPNHFYMTGSMGLALALGTGVAMASQQPTIVVDGDGSLLMNPATLLAVGTAPDLPLVHIVLDDGLYASTGGQPTPGRHAHLAGLATASGYQSVCEAINLSALRARLTTALDVSSAVFIHCPVQPDATPPQSRVTPDLPGVAMRFSQFVKATAAA
- a CDS encoding molybdopterin-dependent oxidoreductase, coding for MRDDPRFPTSPAFWRSPLRGPRLTSVLGLVLLGGVMVLFVTGLLSYAAYNPGLSPVNDKTPGKGILGFYLFPWPTSPHWSYRVVQGVHVTLGISLIPVLLGKLWSVVPKLFALPPARSVVHALERISLLLLVGGGLFVFVTGVFNVQLNYVFPGSFYPLHFYGAWVFFAAFLAHALLKTPAALRNVRHLREERADLVAPEPAPPTVSRRGALWFVGGGSLLLFGTTVGRSSDVLRGTALLAPHGGAEPGRGPNGFQINKTAAYAGIGVAETGEDAWRLVVTGRTGTVRLARTDLLRLPLHSSALPIACVEGWSTSDQWWRGVRLRDLAALVGHDGDPPDVFVESLQRHGSFRRSALRANQVADSRSLLALYVNGEDLSPDHGFPARVIVPAAPGVLNTKWVARLTFGEL
- a CDS encoding class I SAM-dependent methyltransferase, with the translated sequence MSTTTAPPWAAADSYAAALRAGRGPLFLRRDDGWLLPLEVERWCSRADPVDLDVLDRCEGTVLDVGCGPGRLVAELAARGRTALGVDVSEAAVDHTVRLGGAALRRSVFDRLPGEGRWGTVLLMDGNVGIGGDPRALVERVAGLLAPGGLMIAETAPVDVDERLRVHITDARTTAGARFPWARVGTPALYRHAPEWERTAQWSAGGRRFAALRSRRASSSAEPPKRAAVISSQRERNPSDGSPVASR